In the Streptomyces sp. f51 genome, one interval contains:
- a CDS encoding AAA family ATPase has product MSAAARRYRHGLVLGKFYPPHAGHHHLVRTALARCERLTVLVCAASVESVSLADRVTWMREAHPGAEVVGAVDDHPVDVHDPAVWDAHMAVFRGAVPEPVDAVFTSESYGTELARRFGAAEVSVDPDRRLYPVSGTAVRKDPVGCWPFLGPGVRASLARRVVVLGAESTGTTTLSRALADHYRARGGIWADTGWVPEYGRAYSEEKLAALRAIDPEADWSGVEFTSEEFPVIARRQDADEQRAARGGSPVLFCDTDSFATAIWHERYLGAPNPEVAAVAALTSRHLYLLTDHEGVPFEDDGLRDGPHLRPWMTGRFREELERTGRRFLLVTGSPEERLRAAVAAVDDLLAEGWRFTDPLPEHR; this is encoded by the coding sequence GTGAGCGCCGCCGCCCGCCGGTACCGCCACGGCCTGGTGCTCGGCAAGTTCTATCCGCCGCACGCGGGTCACCACCATCTCGTCCGCACCGCCCTCGCGCGGTGCGAGCGGCTGACCGTCCTGGTCTGCGCGGCCTCCGTCGAGTCGGTGTCGCTCGCCGACCGGGTGACCTGGATGCGCGAGGCTCACCCGGGGGCCGAGGTCGTCGGAGCGGTCGACGACCACCCCGTGGACGTGCACGACCCCGCCGTCTGGGACGCCCACATGGCGGTCTTCCGCGGGGCCGTCCCGGAGCCGGTGGACGCCGTGTTCACCTCCGAGTCCTACGGCACCGAGCTGGCCCGCCGGTTCGGCGCGGCCGAGGTGAGCGTGGACCCGGATCGCCGCCTGTACCCCGTCTCCGGCACGGCCGTGCGCAAGGACCCGGTGGGCTGCTGGCCGTTCCTCGGCCCGGGCGTGCGCGCCTCCCTGGCCCGGCGCGTGGTGGTCCTCGGCGCCGAGTCCACCGGAACCACCACGCTGTCCCGGGCACTCGCCGACCACTACCGCGCGCGTGGCGGTATCTGGGCGGACACCGGCTGGGTTCCCGAGTACGGGCGCGCGTACAGCGAGGAGAAGCTCGCCGCGCTACGGGCCATCGACCCCGAAGCCGACTGGTCCGGGGTGGAGTTCACCTCCGAGGAGTTCCCCGTCATCGCCCGCCGCCAGGACGCGGACGAACAGCGGGCGGCACGCGGTGGCTCCCCCGTGCTGTTCTGCGACACCGACTCCTTCGCCACCGCGATCTGGCACGAGCGCTACCTCGGTGCACCGAACCCCGAGGTGGCGGCCGTGGCCGCCCTGACCTCGCGCCACCTGTATCTGCTCACCGACCACGAGGGCGTGCCGTTCGAGGACGACGGTCTGCGCGACGGCCCGCACCTGCGCCCGTGGATGACCGGCCGGTTCAGGGAGGAACTGGAACGCACCGGCCGCCGGTTCCTGCTGGTCACGGGCAGTCCCGAGGAGCGGCTGCGCGCGGCCGTGGCGGCGGTGGACGATCTGCTCGCCGAGGGCTGGCGGTTCACCGACCCGCTCCCGGAGCACCGCTGA
- the pnuC gene encoding nicotinamide riboside transporter PnuC, with product MNWNLSWTEALGFATGALCVWLVARQHIANWPVGIANNVFFIVLFVQAGLYADAGLQVVFIALAAYGWWIWANGSGPDAAGALPVRRTTGAEWAWLAAAGVLGTGALTLLLDRATDSTVPFWDALTTALSLAATYGQCRKLLESWWLWIAADLVYIPLYAYKGLYLTSLLYVGFLALCVTGLVGWRRTLATTGARAATAVTA from the coding sequence GTGAACTGGAACCTCAGCTGGACCGAAGCGCTCGGCTTCGCGACCGGCGCCCTCTGCGTCTGGCTGGTGGCACGTCAGCACATCGCCAACTGGCCTGTCGGCATAGCCAACAACGTCTTCTTCATCGTGCTCTTCGTCCAGGCCGGCCTGTACGCCGACGCCGGTCTCCAGGTTGTCTTCATCGCACTGGCCGCCTACGGCTGGTGGATCTGGGCCAACGGCTCCGGACCCGATGCCGCCGGTGCCCTGCCGGTGCGTCGTACGACAGGTGCCGAGTGGGCCTGGCTCGCCGCGGCGGGGGTGCTGGGCACCGGCGCCCTGACGCTGCTGCTCGACCGGGCCACCGATTCCACCGTCCCCTTCTGGGACGCGCTCACCACCGCCCTGTCCCTGGCGGCCACCTACGGCCAGTGCCGCAAGCTGCTGGAGTCCTGGTGGCTGTGGATCGCCGCCGACCTGGTCTACATCCCGCTCTACGCCTACAAGGGCCTGTACCTGACCTCCCTGCTGTACGTGGGTTTCCTCGCCCTGTGCGTGACCGGCCTCGTCGGCTGGCGGCGCACCCTCGCGACCACCGGCGCCCGCGCCGCCACGGCGGTGACCGCGTGA
- a CDS encoding TetR family transcriptional regulator has protein sequence MSDGPVSATPHSRPDPPRVAWRKEMRERVIAEARALAAQDGWDRVRVADLALRADVSRPSIYKEFGDRAGIGAALVEYETREFLVGLAAVLDAHRGHPAPALEAAVAHALEQADVNPFVGAVLTATRGGTDALLPFLTSRPEPIFSSTRRLLRLWLGETVPRADENARAAAADMAVRLTVSHMLLPAEDPGATPLHIARTVCAVLGVPERD, from the coding sequence ATGTCTGACGGCCCCGTCTCCGCGACGCCGCACTCACGGCCGGATCCGCCCCGCGTGGCCTGGCGCAAGGAGATGCGCGAGCGGGTCATCGCCGAGGCCAGGGCGCTGGCCGCCCAGGACGGCTGGGACCGCGTCCGGGTGGCCGACCTGGCTCTGCGCGCCGATGTGTCACGTCCCTCCATCTACAAGGAGTTCGGCGACCGGGCGGGGATCGGCGCCGCCCTCGTGGAGTACGAGACGCGGGAGTTCCTCGTCGGCCTCGCCGCGGTGCTGGACGCTCATCGCGGCCATCCCGCCCCGGCGCTGGAGGCGGCCGTGGCCCACGCCCTGGAGCAGGCGGACGTCAATCCGTTCGTCGGCGCCGTGCTGACCGCCACGCGCGGGGGCACGGACGCGCTGCTGCCGTTCCTGACCAGCAGACCCGAGCCCATCTTCTCCAGCACCCGGCGACTGCTCCGCCTCTGGCTCGGCGAAACCGTGCCACGTGCCGACGAGAACGCCCGTGCCGCGGCCGCCGACATGGCCGTACGCCTCACCGTCAGCCACATGCTGCTGCCCGCCGAGGACCCGGGAGCGACCCCGCTCCACATAGCGCGGACCGTGTGCGCGGTCCTCGGTGTGCCGGAGCGGGACTGA
- a CDS encoding MarR family winged helix-turn-helix transcriptional regulator → MLMRLPAALDAQLQRDAGISHFEYQVMAGLSMVPERTLRMSELAAFAEGSLPRLSQVVGRLEKRGWVTRSTDPTDGRYTVATLTDDGFDKVAATAPGHVQAVRSYVFDALTRAQVRQITAIGARIVGAIDPAHPLVSGEMERLRPKK, encoded by the coding sequence ATGCTGATGCGGCTGCCCGCGGCGCTGGACGCGCAGTTGCAGCGCGACGCCGGGATCAGCCACTTCGAGTACCAAGTCATGGCAGGACTGTCCATGGTCCCCGAGCGCACCCTGCGCATGAGCGAGCTGGCGGCGTTCGCCGAAGGATCACTGCCCAGGCTGTCCCAGGTCGTCGGCCGCCTGGAGAAGCGCGGCTGGGTGACCAGAAGCACCGACCCCACCGACGGCCGCTACACCGTCGCCACCCTCACCGACGACGGGTTCGACAAGGTGGCCGCCACCGCGCCCGGACATGTCCAGGCGGTACGGAGCTATGTCTTCGACGCGCTCACCCGGGCCCAGGTACGCCAGATCACGGCCATCGGCGCCCGTATCGTCGGCGCCATCGACCCCGCGCACCCGCTGGTCAGCGGTGAGATGGAACGGCTTCGCCCGAAGAAGTAG
- a CDS encoding DoxX family protein — protein sequence MKLIGAVEILGAVGLVVPAALGIAVVLTPLAALGLVLVMAGATVIHVRRREMSLVPVNLVLLVLAAVVAWGRFGPHAF from the coding sequence GTGAAGCTGATCGGGGCGGTGGAGATACTGGGCGCGGTGGGGCTCGTGGTGCCCGCGGCCCTCGGGATCGCCGTGGTGCTGACGCCGCTGGCCGCGCTCGGCCTCGTGCTGGTCATGGCCGGCGCTACGGTCATCCATGTCCGCCGCCGGGAGATGTCGCTGGTCCCGGTGAACCTGGTGCTGCTGGTTCTGGCCGCTGTCGTCGCCTGGGGCCGATTCGGCCCGCACGCCTTCTGA
- a CDS encoding multicopper oxidase domain-containing protein gives MGQSDGISRRSMLKAMHVAGLATATGGILAGPRATAVPASFPQPAVSSSRAVPGSASPVLEQTLDVRFTDVRIPGHGPVTTRTYNGTIPGPTLRLRAGHTLRLTHINGLPPNAPHNGGHNTPHHANSFNLHTHGMHVCPSGHADNVLREFAPRTAEQVAAGAVEPTYGTSIQVPADHPAGTYWYHPHLHGSTAEQVLGGMAGVIVVEGDVDEVPEIRAAADIVVCVNELKFKDGKVPAFTSGGWMTGIPSVFTVNGQVNPTLRLHPGEVQRWRLVAATAFTALRLQVTGSGGDLTLHQIAQDGVTFPRPVALDVLDLAMGNRADVLIRGGVPGRYELRAAALPGPLMTVEVAGEPVEPPMALPVSLPPGRPFLDERDIANPDADREVVFHTDAGVFAGAFPNAFRVLGTNPTPAAEPGGDLTRDRAHGLFDPGYTNHTLRLGSVERWTVRTDETMPEHTHPFHLHTNQVLLTHRNVERLDPPVWHDTIGLAGGTPGDRVTFLVRYEDFTGRTIAHCHQLHHEELGMMQTVEYVERR, from the coding sequence ATGGGGCAAAGTGACGGAATCAGCCGACGGTCGATGCTCAAGGCCATGCACGTCGCCGGCCTCGCCACGGCGACCGGCGGCATCCTGGCCGGTCCGCGTGCGACGGCGGTGCCGGCATCCTTTCCGCAGCCGGCGGTGTCCTCCTCACGAGCGGTGCCCGGCTCGGCGTCGCCCGTCCTGGAGCAGACACTCGACGTCCGGTTCACGGACGTCCGGATCCCGGGCCACGGGCCGGTGACCACGCGGACCTACAACGGGACGATCCCGGGGCCGACCCTGCGCCTGCGCGCCGGACACACCCTGCGGCTGACACACATCAACGGCCTGCCGCCCAATGCGCCCCACAACGGTGGCCACAACACCCCGCACCACGCGAACAGCTTCAACCTGCACACCCACGGGATGCACGTCTGCCCGTCAGGTCATGCCGACAACGTGCTGCGCGAGTTCGCGCCCCGCACCGCCGAGCAGGTTGCCGCCGGGGCCGTGGAGCCGACGTACGGGACGAGCATCCAGGTGCCGGCCGACCATCCCGCCGGCACCTACTGGTACCACCCCCACCTGCACGGATCCACCGCCGAACAGGTCCTGGGAGGCATGGCGGGGGTGATCGTCGTCGAAGGTGATGTCGACGAGGTCCCCGAGATCAGGGCCGCCGCCGACATCGTCGTCTGTGTCAACGAGCTCAAGTTCAAGGACGGCAAGGTCCCCGCCTTCACCTCCGGCGGATGGATGACCGGCATCCCCTCCGTCTTCACCGTCAACGGGCAGGTCAACCCCACGCTCCGGCTGCACCCGGGCGAGGTCCAGCGCTGGCGGCTGGTGGCCGCCACCGCGTTCACCGCTCTACGACTTCAAGTCACGGGCTCGGGAGGTGATCTGACGTTGCACCAGATCGCGCAGGACGGTGTCACCTTCCCCCGGCCCGTCGCCCTGGACGTGCTGGACCTGGCCATGGGCAACCGCGCCGACGTCCTCATTCGCGGTGGTGTGCCCGGCCGGTACGAGCTGCGGGCCGCCGCGTTGCCCGGTCCGCTGATGACGGTCGAGGTCGCGGGAGAGCCGGTCGAGCCGCCGATGGCGCTGCCGGTCTCACTGCCGCCGGGAAGGCCCTTCCTCGACGAGCGGGACATCGCCAATCCGGACGCGGACCGGGAAGTCGTCTTCCACACCGACGCGGGCGTCTTCGCCGGGGCGTTCCCCAACGCCTTCCGGGTGCTGGGCACGAACCCGACCCCCGCGGCCGAGCCCGGCGGCGACCTCACCCGCGACCGGGCCCACGGCCTGTTCGACCCCGGTTACACCAATCACACCCTGCGTCTCGGCAGCGTCGAGCGATGGACCGTGCGCACCGACGAGACGATGCCGGAGCACACCCATCCCTTCCACCTCCACACCAACCAGGTCCTCCTCACCCACCGCAACGTCGAACGGCTCGACCCGCCCGTCTGGCACGACACCATCGGCCTGGCCGGCGGAACACCCGGGGACCGGGTCACCTTCCTGGTCAGGTACGAGGACTTCACCGGCCGTACGATCGCCCACTGCCACCAGCTCCACCACGAGGAGCTCGGCATGATGCAGACCGTCGAATACGTCGAACGGCGGTGA
- a CDS encoding aminoglycoside phosphotransferase family protein: MAVNRSQSQVEVPTALTLSQNGDAWRAWTAGLPTLAEEFLDRWSLRLDGPPAHGAVALVLPVLQADGSPAVLKLQPVDEETRDEPFALRVWGGRHAVALLNTAPDSGAMLLERLDATRSLATVPDATAALQHLAELLKQLAVVPAPDGFRPLADIARAMLDRVPTYSRSLADPSERRLLATCGAALRELLDEPGDRLLHWDLHYDNVLAPLPSSQVSGRGPWLAIDPKPLAGDPCFELLPALRNRWDDVVCTADVPGAIRHRFHLMTEVVGLDRERATGWTLGRVLQGCLWDIEDGAVTLQPELKAIAQALLAS; the protein is encoded by the coding sequence TTGGCCGTCAACCGGTCTCAGTCCCAGGTCGAAGTTCCAACGGCCCTGACCCTGTCGCAGAACGGCGATGCCTGGCGGGCCTGGACCGCCGGCCTGCCGACCCTGGCCGAGGAGTTCCTGGACCGCTGGAGTCTGCGACTGGACGGGCCGCCCGCGCACGGGGCTGTCGCACTCGTGCTGCCGGTGCTCCAGGCAGACGGCTCGCCCGCGGTACTCAAGCTCCAGCCCGTTGACGAGGAAACCCGAGACGAGCCGTTCGCCCTGCGCGTCTGGGGCGGCCGCCATGCGGTCGCACTGCTGAACACCGCCCCCGACTCCGGGGCCATGCTCCTGGAACGACTCGATGCCACCCGGTCCCTCGCGACGGTGCCCGATGCCACTGCGGCCCTCCAGCACCTTGCCGAGCTGCTGAAGCAACTGGCCGTCGTTCCTGCCCCCGACGGCTTCCGACCCTTGGCCGACATCGCCCGAGCCATGCTCGACCGGGTCCCCACGTACTCCCGCTCGCTCGCGGACCCAAGTGAGCGACGGCTGCTGGCTACGTGCGGGGCTGCGCTGAGGGAACTTCTTGACGAGCCCGGCGACCGGCTTCTGCACTGGGATCTGCACTACGACAACGTTCTCGCCCCGCTTCCTTCCTCGCAGGTCTCGGGACGGGGTCCCTGGCTCGCCATCGACCCCAAACCCCTTGCCGGCGACCCCTGCTTCGAGCTGCTGCCCGCATTGCGAAACCGGTGGGACGACGTCGTCTGCACCGCAGACGTACCCGGGGCCATCCGCCATCGCTTCCATCTCATGACAGAAGTGGTCGGTCTGGACCGCGAGCGGGCCACCGGATGGACACTCGGCCGCGTCCTGCAAGGCTGTCTCTGGGACATCGAGGACGGCGCGGTCACACTCCAGCCGGAGCTGAAAGCCATCGCCCAAGCGCTACTGGCCTCCTGA